The DNA region CGCGCACATGTGGGGAATGTTGATGGGATTTGTTCGCGACTTTGGATCGTCCGGCAACCGAATGTCGTGGGCCGTATGGCAATCGGCGCAGGAAGGCGCCAGCGGGTCGTTCCTCTCCACCGCCATGCCGTGCAGGCTTTTCGCGTAAACCGCTGCTTCGTCGGAATGGCATGCGGTGCAGTCAACCGGCTTGATTTCCCCTGTATGAGGAACTTCGGTGATGTCGGCGTGGCAACCGACGCACCCAATCCCGGCGTGGATATTGTTTGCGTAGGCTTGCTCGTCGACAAACAGGGACTTCGTGCCACCGTCAGGCAGGTCTTTGGTCAGGCTCGAATCATTGTGGCAAACGAAGCACTCCGCGTCGTCCTGCGCAAACGCACACGGAAGACACGCCAGGGCGAGGAAGAATCCAACGACCCCGAAATACTGGTGTTTCCCCCCGGAAACCATAAAAAACTTCTTTCCGAACCGGCTGGCCGGAACACCTGCCCGGATGTTGCATCCGGCCCCCAAAGTGCTCCGCGCACAGTTCGCCCTAATTATGCCACAAAAGGGATCATTTTCAAAATGCCGGCGGCGGCGCCTAGTCCCAGTACTGCACTAGATATTGATTTCGCGCCCAGCGACGGCGAGGGCAGCTTCCTTAACTGCTTCCGACAGCGTCGGATGGGCGTGACATGTCCGTGCGATGTCTTCGCTCGATGCCCCAAATTCCATCGCAATTGCCGCCTCGGCGATGAGGTCGCCCGCGCGGGGACCGATGACGTGTACCCCGAGTACGCGGTCGGTCTGTGCGTCGGCGAGAATCTTTACGCGGCCCTCGGTGCTGCCGAGCGCCTTCGCGCGCGCGTTTGCCATAAAGGGGAACACGCCTTTCCGGTAGGCGATGCCGGCTTCCTGGAGTTGTTCTTCGGACTTGCCGACGGTGGCGATCTCCGGGTGCGTGTACACGATTCCGGGAATGCAGTCGTAATTCACGTGTCCGTATCCGCCGGCGATGTGTTCGGCGCAGGCGACGCCTTCTTCTTCCGCCTTGTGCGCAAGCATCGGTCCGCGCACGATGTCGCCAATCGCGTAAACGCCCGGTGCGCTGGTCGCGAAATGCTCGTCTATTGAAATGAACCCGCGCGCGTCCGTCTCAACCCCGACAGTTTCCAGCCCGATGTCTACTGTGTTCGGCGTACGCCCAACGGCGACCAACACACGGTCACACATAATCGGCGCACTGCCTTCAATAACCACGGTACACTTGTTGCCTTCGACCGTTGCGCCAACAACCTTGCTGCCGAGCCGGAATTCCATCCCCTGCTTCTTGAACACTTTCTCCGCTTCGCGCGCGAGTTCAAGGTCCATGCCCGGAAGGATTCGATCGAGGTATTCGAGCACGGTGACCTTCGCGCCGAGCCGCTGCCACACGGAACCCATTTCGAGACCGATGTACCCCGCGCCGATGACGACGAGGTGCCCCGGCACTTCAGTGTATGACAACGCTTCGGTGCTCGACCCGATTCGATCGGCGACGAATTCGACGCCTTTGATGGTAGCGGGTTTGCTGCCCGTCGCGATGACGATATGCTTCGCCACCAACTCGACACGTTCGGCCGACTCGACAATCACTTTGTTGAGCCCGGCAATTCGTGCGCGGCCTTCGTACCGCGTTATAGTGTGCTTCTTGAAAAGCCCTTCGATGCCCTTGGTGAGTTGACGGACGATTCCGTCCTTGCGTTTCATCATCGTATCGAGATCGAGCATGACCTCGCCCACGCCAACGCCATGCGTCTTCAGTTCATGTTTGGCCGCGACGAAATGTTCGCTGGATTCCAGGAGCGCCTTGCTCGGAATGCACCCAATGCGCAGACAGGTGCCGCCAAGGGCTTTCTCGAGTTCGACACAGGCGACGTTCAGACCGAGCTGCGCGGCGCGGATCGCGGCGACGTAGCCCCCGGGCCCCGCCCCGATAATGACGACGTCATGTGTCTGTTGGCCCATGTGCAGCTTCCCCCTCCTGCTTGCGCGGCGCGAACAGCCGTGCACCAAACAACAAGAACACGCCCACCATTACCGCCAGATCAGCAACGTTGAACACGCCCGTGCGGATCGGCCCCCAGACCTCCATCACCATAAAGTCGACGACAATGCCATCGTTGGCGATTCGGTCGATCATGTTTCCGATCCCGCCGCTCAACAACAACGCGATCGCAACGACATCCGGTCCTCGCAACTCCGCGCTCATAAAGACATAGTACGTGAGCGCAACGAGCACGACGCTCGTGAATACCGTGAATATCCAAAAACGCGCCGCGCGGGGTAGCGTTGCGCCAAGGCTTAGGAACGCTCCCTCGTTTTCCGCGTACTGCAACGCGAAGAACTTTCCGGCAACTTCGATCTTTCCCGAGGATTTCAACCTGTCCGTGGCGATGTGTTTCGTGGCCTGATCGCAGCCAACGGACGCGACGACTATCAACAACACGAGGACCGCACGCAGTTTCAATGGAATCGACTTCATTCGGCACACCTACAGATCGAGCAGTAGGCGCGCGGGCTTTTCGACGTATTCCTTCACGCGCCTAAGAAATGTCACCGCCTCGCGGCCGTCCACGAGACGGTGGTCGTACGACAGCGCGAGATACATCATCGGCCGGATGACAACTTGTCCTTCGCGCGCTACGGGGCGGTCTTGAATCGCGTGCAGCCCGAGAATTCCGCTTTGCGGCGGGTTCACGATCGGCGTCGACATCATCGAACCGTACACGCCGCCGTTGCTGATGGTGAACGTGCCGCCCTCGAGTTCATCGAGCGCAATCTTGTTCTCTTTCGCGCGCGCACCAAAGTCCGCGATTCGCTTTTCGATTTCCGCAAAACTAAGCGCCTCGGCGTTGCGCAGCACTGGCACAACAAGGCCTTTGCCGCCGCCGACCGCAATGCCAATATCGCAGTAATGGTGATAGACGATGTCGCCGTGGCGAATCTCCGCATTGACGCGAGGGATCTGCGTGAGGCCCTCGACGACTGCTTTCACGAAGAACGACATGAAT from Candidatus Hydrogenedentota bacterium includes:
- the lpdA gene encoding dihydrolipoyl dehydrogenase, producing the protein MGQQTHDVVIIGAGPGGYVAAIRAAQLGLNVACVELEKALGGTCLRIGCIPSKALLESSEHFVAAKHELKTHGVGVGEVMLDLDTMMKRKDGIVRQLTKGIEGLFKKHTITRYEGRARIAGLNKVIVESAERVELVAKHIVIATGSKPATIKGVEFVADRIGSSTEALSYTEVPGHLVVIGAGYIGLEMGSVWQRLGAKVTVLEYLDRILPGMDLELAREAEKVFKKQGMEFRLGSKVVGATVEGNKCTVVIEGSAPIMCDRVLVAVGRTPNTVDIGLETVGVETDARGFISIDEHFATSAPGVYAIGDIVRGPMLAHKAEEEGVACAEHIAGGYGHVNYDCIPGIVYTHPEIATVGKSEEQLQEAGIAYRKGVFPFMANARAKALGSTEGRVKILADAQTDRVLGVHVIGPRAGDLIAEAAIAMEFGASSEDIARTCHAHPTLSEAVKEAALAVAGREINI
- the lspA gene encoding signal peptidase II, with product MKSIPLKLRAVLVLLIVVASVGCDQATKHIATDRLKSSGKIEVAGKFFALQYAENEGAFLSLGATLPRAARFWIFTVFTSVVLVALTYYVFMSAELRGPDVVAIALLLSGGIGNMIDRIANDGIVVDFMVMEVWGPIRTGVFNVADLAVMVGVFLLFGARLFAPRKQEGEAAHGPTDT